In Parus major isolate Abel chromosome 3, Parus_major1.1, whole genome shotgun sequence, the following are encoded in one genomic region:
- the AKAP12 gene encoding A-kinase anchor protein 12 isoform X2, which yields MATNPSDSGTKDGVDAEKEDAHSIKQLPALEEVAEDQGAEPQSYDLGFKKVFKFVGFRFTVKKEKTGKSEPVQLLTVKKDTQVPEGADDQKEVGSEETAVPEDVLSAEDHTKDILNNEKTEDESPKIPEANEVCSQPAALATETASPLRKLFTQGWTGFRKKKSFRKTKEDEQQSPVKEEEKEKEGTTSPSEISEKEEKPGSEKQDEERTVTAVTIEAQEKEKTEGETQESEKTLAAIGVEGSEKKEVVKHDEQGQKEDLAATAVKESEEGKKDEDDQERKLVEVSENLSKEEEKTEEGEKEAEVTEKPLKTKSEVPLVTDSVNGELETSSEVLPVGEKLESMEKCETDDRTEIASEETFETGSVALEISSDQLKKSEGREGSKPALLGKETLDEKTEEAELKMSPTADDVAQGEALDGTTEKKESKEHETKSTLSAPESKSFSTSEHSVDTEDNQQSVKPTDEGLQGKLGTDATDTVKPDETTMEITSEEAAGKRPPEGITNEVELLSSQEKTKPQGSPLKKLFTGTGLKKLSGKKQKGKREESKLGEQGEPIQHLSDSPDSPEEQKGESSASSPEEINEIPSLEKSADGMQVTESEDATIPDVERKRETVTPWASFKKMVTPKKRVRRSSESDKEEEIDKTKGVAVSATEHVVDENQGEIKENGIDQKPEKITEEPKRKVDASVSWETFICVGSSKKRARKSSSSDEESQKVEESGQSKETATDVVLTSSQESDQGQGNSSPEQAGSPSESEGISTWESFKRLVTPRRRSKTRMEERTEDSVVGSSLEHSTSDGEPGKDESWVPFRKLMPGRRKKKSDGKPEPAHLKQAREDMAETAEEDSDIPAVVPLSEYEAAEQEKMEAQRAKDAEAMREQISEEERAEKLEETLRMEQGSDGLVHAVAVTVVEEERAVTSIEERSPSWISAALTECIEQAGEEEEKEAHTTAEPGVTVEDAVVAAKTVPEARKDVSDDTAASELELTSEAVTALETAEASCAEETMEVSLAEETTEMVSAVSQLLETPDTTEEATPVQEVEATEQNLKELDKQTQKVLHEVAERVKSDVTQLVSERAVSETVITTVQGLESELKGGAKDVVGQETVLLEQSLEKEHKEEGPQQSAGSIPGQNRVVESVLPEGSEKSEIHAAVEESMEGCQGYVEDHKEVNEMRRTTEEETLSHDKELHSIEAISPKEELFAKQEPSEQEKLPITELMLDETRDERAPEGKLAVQDNTEDETSSLELTAEKPVELEGESTVGPEGAGAVVTVVSVRTEKQDGVPDSEEQVCTKGGPSRIPALREEDDAVLNRVESTEVAVPVILPQSKGKTSVLPSKTVGSEAAAAAEQSVSNGSDQDTAAEDSVPITESQCRDKTTESPSKSDEAKGGKVEGAVLKSETCLESTSIVAEAPMQIEAGGASDLASACPEIVENGSAVIADISPKKCETPSSLAGEETVGKGQELVETLNCQSFQKEDKKNEQLLEGAKDVFQYGKQEAVRHDECSTAVQQEEGSDSAFPQAESLGALKTPVALTAAAGGEHVIAEIVTCTDMTAKTVQHLATTAEQMASEEVPGSNIDCLGCGTAELGSVEAPKPGGTCASMNGVSEEQERPQSIGQAELNGIPSSHSLSPSHPEFQQCVESVIIESQSTKIVLNAIQSAVDKLAETEESAAFEPEQSTRYVGKSPSDTIVPELLGSTQVDQQLPVKEEEMRSKEQELKQPGIVKTPALTDTAEIHGNVETTKDMPLTSEMLKDGQSQNSLTVVTSPEDISRESVRLQKSTLEQCTSEDSTKDILDIHTPKLREKEVGYVMEISDQHQGQQTCRESEEHPYHLPVEDGKTQMWEDDGCQEGTSCDRQSQNSVALTP from the exons ATGGCAACAAATCCATCTGACTCGGGCACCAAGGACGGTGTAGATGCTGAGAAGGAGGATGCTCATTCAATTAAGCAGTTGCCGGCTTTGGAAGAAGTTGCAGAAGATCAGGGGGCAGAGCCACAGTCTTATGATCTGGgttttaaaaaggtttttaaatttgTTGGGTTCAGATTCacagtgaagaaggaaaagacaggaaaatcgGAACCAGTTCAGCTGCTTACTGTAAAAAAGGACACACAGGTCCCTGAAGGAGCTGATGATCAAAAAGAAGTTGGCTCAGAAGAAACAGCAGTGCCTGAGGACGTACTCTCAGCAGAAGACCATACCAAAGACATATTGAATAACGAAAAAACAGAAGACGAATCTCCTAAAATACCAGAAGCAAATGAGGTTTGTTCTCAGCCAGCTGCCTTAGCCACTGAAACTGCATCACCATTAAGAAAACTTTTTACTCAAGGATGGACTGGatttagaaaaaagaagagttttagGAAGACTAAAGAAGATGAACAACAGTCTCCCGtgaaagaagaggagaaagaaaaggaggggacAACATCACCAtctgaaatcagtgaaaagGAGGAGAAACCTGGATCTGAGAAGCAAGATGAAGAGAGGACTGTGACAGCAGTAACTATTGAAGcacaagaaaaggagaaaactgaagGTGAAACACAGGAGTCAGAAAAGACTCTGGCAGCCATAGGAGTAGAaggaagtgaaaagaaagaggtAGTCAAGCATGATGAGCAGGGACAAAAAGAGGATCTGGCAGCAACAGCTGTAAAAGAAagtgaagagggaaaaaaagatgaagatgatCAAGAAAGGAAACTGGTGGAAGTCTCAGAAAATCTTagtaaagaggaagaaaaaactgaagaaggagagaaagaagctGAGGTGACAGAGAAACCACTAAAAACAAAGTCAGAGGTACCTCTTGTCACTGACAGTGTGAACGGAGAATTGGAAACATCCTCAGAAGTCCTACCTGTGGGAGAAAAACTGGAGTCAATGGAGAAGTGTGAAACAGATGACAGAACTGAAATAGCCTCTGAAGAGACATTTGAAACAGGATCTGTGGCACTGGAAATTTCTAGTGATCAGCttaaaaaatctgaaggaagagaaggaagtaAACCTGCTCTACTTGGGAAAGAGACATTAGatgaaaaaacagaggaagcaGAATTGAAAATGTCACCCACAGCAGATGATGTTGCACAGGGAGAAGCTCTGGATGGAACCAcagagaagaaggaaagcaaagagcatGAAACAAAGTCAACTCTGAGTGCTCCTGAATCAAAGTCCTTTTCTACTTCTGAACATTCAGTTGACACAGAGGATAATCAACAGTCAGTCAAACCCACTGATGAGGGACTACAGGGAAAACTTGGCACAGATGCGACTGATACTGTCAAACCGGATGAAACAACCATGGAAATAACTTCTGAAGAGGCAGCTGGAAAGAGGCCTCCAGAAGGTATCACAAATGAAGTGGAACTCCTATCTTCTCAAGAAAAGACTAAACCACAAGGCAGCCCTTTAAAGAAACTCTTTACAGGTACTGGGTTGAAAAAGCTGTctggaaagaagcaaaaaggTAAAAGAGAAGAATCTAAGTTAGGGGAACAGGGTGAACCAATTCAGCACTTATCAGATTCCCCAGATAGCCCAGAGGAACAAAAGGGGGAGAGTTCTGCTTCCTCTCCTGAGGAGATAAATGAAATTCCCTCTTTGGAAAAATCTGCAGATGGAATGCAAGTCACTGAAAGTGAAGATGCCACAATTCCAGATGTGGAGCgaaaaagagaaactgttaCGCCTTGGGCATCTTTTAAAAAGATGGTGACTCCCAAGAAACGTGTCAGAAGGTCTTCTGAAAGTgataaagaagaagaaattgatAAGACAAAGGGTGTTGCAGTATCTGCAACTGAACATGTTGTTGATGAGAATcagggagaaataaaagaaaatgggattGACCAGAAACCAGAGAAAATTACAGAAGAGCCCAAAAGAAAAGTTGATGCCTCTGTGTCCTGGGAAACTTTTATATGTGTAGGTTCTTCAAAGAAAAGAGCCAGAAAGTCATCATCATCTGATGAAGAAAGCCAAAAAGTAGAAGAGTCTGGACAGAGCAAAGAAACAGCAACAGATGTAGTTCTTACTAGCTCTCAGGAGAGTGATCAAGGACAAGGGAATTCTTCCCCAGAACAAGCTGGAAGCCCATCTGAAAGTGAAGGTATTTCAACATGGGAATCATTCAAAAGGTTAGTTACTCCAAGAAGGAGATCCAAAACCAGAATGGAAGAGAGAACTGAAGACTCTGTTGTGGGATCTAGCCTGGAGCACTCAACATCGGATGGTGAGCCTGGAAAAGATGAATCATGGGTTCCATTTAGAAAACTGATGCCTGGCCGTAGGAAGAAAAAGTCAGATGGAAAGCCAGAACCAGCTCATCTTAAACAAGCAAGAGAAGACATGGCAGAAACAGCTGAAGAAGATTCTGATATTCCAGCTGTTGTTCCTTTATCTGAATAtgaagcagcagaacaggagAAAATGGAAGCCCAACGTGCAAAAGATGCTGAAGCGATGAGAGAACAAATCTCAGAGgaagagagagcagaaaagTTAGAGGAGACCCTAAGGATGGAGCAAGGATCTGACGGGCTGGTGCATGCAGTTGCTGTTACTGTTGTGGAAGAGGAAAGGGCAGTGACCAGCATTGAGGAAAGGTCACCGTCATGGATAtctgctgctctgacagagTGCAttgagcaggcaggagaggaggaagagaaagaagccCATACAACAGCTGAACCGGGTGTTACTGTGGAGGATGCAGTGGTAGCTGCTAAGACGGTGCCAGAGGCCAGAAAGGATGTAAGTGATGACACCGCAGCAAGCGAGCTGGAGCTAACCTCCGAAGCCGTGACTGCTCTGGAGACAGCAGAAGCTTCCTGTGCTGAAGAAACAATGGAAGTGTCCCTTGCTGAGGAGACAACTGAGATGGTTTCTGCTGTTTCGCAGTTGTTAGAAACCCCAGATACTACAGAGGAAGCTACACCAGTTCAAGAAGTAGAGGCCACTGAACAAAATTTGAAGGAATTGGACAAACAGACTCAAAAAGTTCTTCATGAAGTTGCTGAGAGAGTAAAGTCAGATGTAACACAGCTGGTTAGTGAAAGAGCTGTGTCAGAAACTGTAATTACAACAGTACAGGGACTTGAGTCAGAACTGAAAGGTGGTGCTAAAGATGTTGTAGGCCAGGAAACTGTTCTGCTTGAACAGTCCTTGGAAAAAGAACACAAAGAGGAAGGCCCCCAGCAAAGTGCAGGGAGCATTCCAGGCCAAAACAGAGTTGTAGAGAGTGTTCTACCTGAAGGTtcagagaaaagtgaaatacaTGCTGCGGTGGAAGAAAGCATGGAAGGATGTCAAGGATATGTAGAAGACCATAAAGAGGTAAATGAAATGCGGAGGACAACAGAGGAAGAAACTTTATCACATGACAAAGAGCTTCACAGCATCGAAGCCATCTCTCCCAAGGAAGAGCTGTTTGCAAAGCAGGAGCCTTCAGAACAAGAGAAACTACCCATAACAGAGTTGATGCTGGATGAAACAAGAGATGAACGTGCTCCAGAAGGAAAGCTTGCA GTTCAGGACAACACAGAGGATGAAACCTCATCCTTGGAGCTTACAGCTGAAAAGCCTGTGGAGCTTGAAGGAGAGAGCACTGTGGGACCAGAGGGTGCAGGAGCAGTTGTCACTGTGGTCTCTGTTagaactgaaaaacaagatGGAGTTCCTGACTCAGAAGAGCAAGTTTGTACTAAAGGAGGTCCTAGCAGGATACCTGCCCTGAGAGAGGAAGATGATGCTGTGCTCAACAGAGTAGAAAGCACAGAAGTCGCTGTTCCTGTGATTCTGCCGCAGAGCAAGGGAAAAACCTCTGTCCTTCCTTCAAAAACAGTTGgctcagaagcagctgcagctgctgagcagagtGTGAGCAATGGGTCTGACCAGGACACTGCAGCAGAAGATTCTGTGCCCATCACAGAGTCACAGTGCAGAGACAAAACAACTGAAAGCCCCTCCAAAAGTGATGAAGCCAAAGGTGGCAAAGTGGAAGGTGCTGTACTCAAATCTGAAACGTGTTTGGAGAGCACTTCCATTGTTGCTGAGGCTCCCATGCAGATTGAAGCAGGTGGGGCATCTGATTTAGCATCAGCATGCCCTGAGATTGTTGAAAATGGAAGTGCTGTTATCGCTGATATAAGTCCTAAGAAATGTGAAACACCCAGCAGCTTGGCTGGAGAAGAGACTGTGGGAAAAGGACAAGAACTTGTAGAAACCTTGAACTGTCAAAGCTTCcaaaaagaagacaagaaaaatgagCAATTGCTGGAAGGAGCCAAAGACGTATTTCAATATGGAAAACAGGAAGCTGTGAGACATGATGAATGCTCAACTGCTGTCCAGCAAGAAGAAGGCTCTGATTCAGCCTTTCCACAGGCTGAAAGCTTGGGGGCTCTGAAAACACCTGTGGCTctaacagctgcagcagggggaGAGCATGTCATAGCAGAAATTGTGACATGCACAGACATGACAGCCAAAACTGTACAGCACTTGGCAACCACAGCAGAGCAAATGGCTTCGGAAGAGGTCCCAGGTTCTAATATTGACTGTTTAGGCTGTGGGACTGCAGAGCTTGGGAGTGTGGAGGCACCCAAGCCTGGAGGAACTTGCGCTTCCATGAACGGAGTGTCAGAGGAGCAAGAGCGGCCCCAGAGCATAGGGCAAGCCGAACTCAATGGTATTCCTTCCAGTCACAGTCTGTCTCCCAGCCACCCAGAATTTCAGCAGTGTGTTGAGTCTGTGATCATAGAGTCCCAGAGTACAAAAATTGTACTGAATGCCATCCAGTCGGCTGTTGACAAACTTGCAGAAACAGAAGAGTCAGCTGCCTTtgagccagagcagagcactaGGTATGTAGGGAAAAGCCCATCAGATACAATTGTACCTGAACTTCTGGGAAGTACGCAGGTAGATCAACAGCTTCCAGTAAAAGAGGAAGAGATGCGAAGTAAAGAACAAGAGCTCAAGCAACCAGGAATAGTGAAAACTCCTGCCTTAACTGACACTGCAGAAATTCATGGAAATGTGGAAACAACAAAGGACATGCCTTTAACTTCTGAGATGCTGAAAGATGGACAAAGTCAGAATTCTTTAACAGTCGTGACAAGCCCTGAAGACATTTCAAGGGAAAGTGTGAGACTTCAGAAATCAACCCTAGAACAATGTACTTCAGAAGATTCAACCAAAGACATCCTAGACATACACACAccaaaattaagggaaaaagaGGTTGGGTACGTAATGGAAATCTCAGACCAACATCAAGGACAGCAAACATGCAGAGAAAGTGAGGAACATCCCTATCACCTACCAGTGGAAGATGGGAAAACACAAATGTGGGAGGATGACGGTTGTCAAGAAGGAACATCTTGTGATAGACAAAGTCAGAACTCAGTGGCTCTGACGCCTTGA
- the AKAP12 gene encoding A-kinase anchor protein 12 isoform X1, producing MLGTVTMAVGQTEHSSVTLTEDTETMATNPSDSGTKDGVDAEKEDAHSIKQLPALEEVAEDQGAEPQSYDLGFKKVFKFVGFRFTVKKEKTGKSEPVQLLTVKKDTQVPEGADDQKEVGSEETAVPEDVLSAEDHTKDILNNEKTEDESPKIPEANEVCSQPAALATETASPLRKLFTQGWTGFRKKKSFRKTKEDEQQSPVKEEEKEKEGTTSPSEISEKEEKPGSEKQDEERTVTAVTIEAQEKEKTEGETQESEKTLAAIGVEGSEKKEVVKHDEQGQKEDLAATAVKESEEGKKDEDDQERKLVEVSENLSKEEEKTEEGEKEAEVTEKPLKTKSEVPLVTDSVNGELETSSEVLPVGEKLESMEKCETDDRTEIASEETFETGSVALEISSDQLKKSEGREGSKPALLGKETLDEKTEEAELKMSPTADDVAQGEALDGTTEKKESKEHETKSTLSAPESKSFSTSEHSVDTEDNQQSVKPTDEGLQGKLGTDATDTVKPDETTMEITSEEAAGKRPPEGITNEVELLSSQEKTKPQGSPLKKLFTGTGLKKLSGKKQKGKREESKLGEQGEPIQHLSDSPDSPEEQKGESSASSPEEINEIPSLEKSADGMQVTESEDATIPDVERKRETVTPWASFKKMVTPKKRVRRSSESDKEEEIDKTKGVAVSATEHVVDENQGEIKENGIDQKPEKITEEPKRKVDASVSWETFICVGSSKKRARKSSSSDEESQKVEESGQSKETATDVVLTSSQESDQGQGNSSPEQAGSPSESEGISTWESFKRLVTPRRRSKTRMEERTEDSVVGSSLEHSTSDGEPGKDESWVPFRKLMPGRRKKKSDGKPEPAHLKQAREDMAETAEEDSDIPAVVPLSEYEAAEQEKMEAQRAKDAEAMREQISEEERAEKLEETLRMEQGSDGLVHAVAVTVVEEERAVTSIEERSPSWISAALTECIEQAGEEEEKEAHTTAEPGVTVEDAVVAAKTVPEARKDVSDDTAASELELTSEAVTALETAEASCAEETMEVSLAEETTEMVSAVSQLLETPDTTEEATPVQEVEATEQNLKELDKQTQKVLHEVAERVKSDVTQLVSERAVSETVITTVQGLESELKGGAKDVVGQETVLLEQSLEKEHKEEGPQQSAGSIPGQNRVVESVLPEGSEKSEIHAAVEESMEGCQGYVEDHKEVNEMRRTTEEETLSHDKELHSIEAISPKEELFAKQEPSEQEKLPITELMLDETRDERAPEGKLAVQDNTEDETSSLELTAEKPVELEGESTVGPEGAGAVVTVVSVRTEKQDGVPDSEEQVCTKGGPSRIPALREEDDAVLNRVESTEVAVPVILPQSKGKTSVLPSKTVGSEAAAAAEQSVSNGSDQDTAAEDSVPITESQCRDKTTESPSKSDEAKGGKVEGAVLKSETCLESTSIVAEAPMQIEAGGASDLASACPEIVENGSAVIADISPKKCETPSSLAGEETVGKGQELVETLNCQSFQKEDKKNEQLLEGAKDVFQYGKQEAVRHDECSTAVQQEEGSDSAFPQAESLGALKTPVALTAAAGGEHVIAEIVTCTDMTAKTVQHLATTAEQMASEEVPGSNIDCLGCGTAELGSVEAPKPGGTCASMNGVSEEQERPQSIGQAELNGIPSSHSLSPSHPEFQQCVESVIIESQSTKIVLNAIQSAVDKLAETEESAAFEPEQSTRYVGKSPSDTIVPELLGSTQVDQQLPVKEEEMRSKEQELKQPGIVKTPALTDTAEIHGNVETTKDMPLTSEMLKDGQSQNSLTVVTSPEDISRESVRLQKSTLEQCTSEDSTKDILDIHTPKLREKEVGYVMEISDQHQGQQTCRESEEHPYHLPVEDGKTQMWEDDGCQEGTSCDRQSQNSVALTP from the exons TTGGACAAACAGAACATTCCAGTGTAACTTTGACGGAAGACACTGAAACTATGGCAACAAATCCATCTGACTCGGGCACCAAGGACGGTGTAGATGCTGAGAAGGAGGATGCTCATTCAATTAAGCAGTTGCCGGCTTTGGAAGAAGTTGCAGAAGATCAGGGGGCAGAGCCACAGTCTTATGATCTGGgttttaaaaaggtttttaaatttgTTGGGTTCAGATTCacagtgaagaaggaaaagacaggaaaatcgGAACCAGTTCAGCTGCTTACTGTAAAAAAGGACACACAGGTCCCTGAAGGAGCTGATGATCAAAAAGAAGTTGGCTCAGAAGAAACAGCAGTGCCTGAGGACGTACTCTCAGCAGAAGACCATACCAAAGACATATTGAATAACGAAAAAACAGAAGACGAATCTCCTAAAATACCAGAAGCAAATGAGGTTTGTTCTCAGCCAGCTGCCTTAGCCACTGAAACTGCATCACCATTAAGAAAACTTTTTACTCAAGGATGGACTGGatttagaaaaaagaagagttttagGAAGACTAAAGAAGATGAACAACAGTCTCCCGtgaaagaagaggagaaagaaaaggaggggacAACATCACCAtctgaaatcagtgaaaagGAGGAGAAACCTGGATCTGAGAAGCAAGATGAAGAGAGGACTGTGACAGCAGTAACTATTGAAGcacaagaaaaggagaaaactgaagGTGAAACACAGGAGTCAGAAAAGACTCTGGCAGCCATAGGAGTAGAaggaagtgaaaagaaagaggtAGTCAAGCATGATGAGCAGGGACAAAAAGAGGATCTGGCAGCAACAGCTGTAAAAGAAagtgaagagggaaaaaaagatgaagatgatCAAGAAAGGAAACTGGTGGAAGTCTCAGAAAATCTTagtaaagaggaagaaaaaactgaagaaggagagaaagaagctGAGGTGACAGAGAAACCACTAAAAACAAAGTCAGAGGTACCTCTTGTCACTGACAGTGTGAACGGAGAATTGGAAACATCCTCAGAAGTCCTACCTGTGGGAGAAAAACTGGAGTCAATGGAGAAGTGTGAAACAGATGACAGAACTGAAATAGCCTCTGAAGAGACATTTGAAACAGGATCTGTGGCACTGGAAATTTCTAGTGATCAGCttaaaaaatctgaaggaagagaaggaagtaAACCTGCTCTACTTGGGAAAGAGACATTAGatgaaaaaacagaggaagcaGAATTGAAAATGTCACCCACAGCAGATGATGTTGCACAGGGAGAAGCTCTGGATGGAACCAcagagaagaaggaaagcaaagagcatGAAACAAAGTCAACTCTGAGTGCTCCTGAATCAAAGTCCTTTTCTACTTCTGAACATTCAGTTGACACAGAGGATAATCAACAGTCAGTCAAACCCACTGATGAGGGACTACAGGGAAAACTTGGCACAGATGCGACTGATACTGTCAAACCGGATGAAACAACCATGGAAATAACTTCTGAAGAGGCAGCTGGAAAGAGGCCTCCAGAAGGTATCACAAATGAAGTGGAACTCCTATCTTCTCAAGAAAAGACTAAACCACAAGGCAGCCCTTTAAAGAAACTCTTTACAGGTACTGGGTTGAAAAAGCTGTctggaaagaagcaaaaaggTAAAAGAGAAGAATCTAAGTTAGGGGAACAGGGTGAACCAATTCAGCACTTATCAGATTCCCCAGATAGCCCAGAGGAACAAAAGGGGGAGAGTTCTGCTTCCTCTCCTGAGGAGATAAATGAAATTCCCTCTTTGGAAAAATCTGCAGATGGAATGCAAGTCACTGAAAGTGAAGATGCCACAATTCCAGATGTGGAGCgaaaaagagaaactgttaCGCCTTGGGCATCTTTTAAAAAGATGGTGACTCCCAAGAAACGTGTCAGAAGGTCTTCTGAAAGTgataaagaagaagaaattgatAAGACAAAGGGTGTTGCAGTATCTGCAACTGAACATGTTGTTGATGAGAATcagggagaaataaaagaaaatgggattGACCAGAAACCAGAGAAAATTACAGAAGAGCCCAAAAGAAAAGTTGATGCCTCTGTGTCCTGGGAAACTTTTATATGTGTAGGTTCTTCAAAGAAAAGAGCCAGAAAGTCATCATCATCTGATGAAGAAAGCCAAAAAGTAGAAGAGTCTGGACAGAGCAAAGAAACAGCAACAGATGTAGTTCTTACTAGCTCTCAGGAGAGTGATCAAGGACAAGGGAATTCTTCCCCAGAACAAGCTGGAAGCCCATCTGAAAGTGAAGGTATTTCAACATGGGAATCATTCAAAAGGTTAGTTACTCCAAGAAGGAGATCCAAAACCAGAATGGAAGAGAGAACTGAAGACTCTGTTGTGGGATCTAGCCTGGAGCACTCAACATCGGATGGTGAGCCTGGAAAAGATGAATCATGGGTTCCATTTAGAAAACTGATGCCTGGCCGTAGGAAGAAAAAGTCAGATGGAAAGCCAGAACCAGCTCATCTTAAACAAGCAAGAGAAGACATGGCAGAAACAGCTGAAGAAGATTCTGATATTCCAGCTGTTGTTCCTTTATCTGAATAtgaagcagcagaacaggagAAAATGGAAGCCCAACGTGCAAAAGATGCTGAAGCGATGAGAGAACAAATCTCAGAGgaagagagagcagaaaagTTAGAGGAGACCCTAAGGATGGAGCAAGGATCTGACGGGCTGGTGCATGCAGTTGCTGTTACTGTTGTGGAAGAGGAAAGGGCAGTGACCAGCATTGAGGAAAGGTCACCGTCATGGATAtctgctgctctgacagagTGCAttgagcaggcaggagaggaggaagagaaagaagccCATACAACAGCTGAACCGGGTGTTACTGTGGAGGATGCAGTGGTAGCTGCTAAGACGGTGCCAGAGGCCAGAAAGGATGTAAGTGATGACACCGCAGCAAGCGAGCTGGAGCTAACCTCCGAAGCCGTGACTGCTCTGGAGACAGCAGAAGCTTCCTGTGCTGAAGAAACAATGGAAGTGTCCCTTGCTGAGGAGACAACTGAGATGGTTTCTGCTGTTTCGCAGTTGTTAGAAACCCCAGATACTACAGAGGAAGCTACACCAGTTCAAGAAGTAGAGGCCACTGAACAAAATTTGAAGGAATTGGACAAACAGACTCAAAAAGTTCTTCATGAAGTTGCTGAGAGAGTAAAGTCAGATGTAACACAGCTGGTTAGTGAAAGAGCTGTGTCAGAAACTGTAATTACAACAGTACAGGGACTTGAGTCAGAACTGAAAGGTGGTGCTAAAGATGTTGTAGGCCAGGAAACTGTTCTGCTTGAACAGTCCTTGGAAAAAGAACACAAAGAGGAAGGCCCCCAGCAAAGTGCAGGGAGCATTCCAGGCCAAAACAGAGTTGTAGAGAGTGTTCTACCTGAAGGTtcagagaaaagtgaaatacaTGCTGCGGTGGAAGAAAGCATGGAAGGATGTCAAGGATATGTAGAAGACCATAAAGAGGTAAATGAAATGCGGAGGACAACAGAGGAAGAAACTTTATCACATGACAAAGAGCTTCACAGCATCGAAGCCATCTCTCCCAAGGAAGAGCTGTTTGCAAAGCAGGAGCCTTCAGAACAAGAGAAACTACCCATAACAGAGTTGATGCTGGATGAAACAAGAGATGAACGTGCTCCAGAAGGAAAGCTTGCA GTTCAGGACAACACAGAGGATGAAACCTCATCCTTGGAGCTTACAGCTGAAAAGCCTGTGGAGCTTGAAGGAGAGAGCACTGTGGGACCAGAGGGTGCAGGAGCAGTTGTCACTGTGGTCTCTGTTagaactgaaaaacaagatGGAGTTCCTGACTCAGAAGAGCAAGTTTGTACTAAAGGAGGTCCTAGCAGGATACCTGCCCTGAGAGAGGAAGATGATGCTGTGCTCAACAGAGTAGAAAGCACAGAAGTCGCTGTTCCTGTGATTCTGCCGCAGAGCAAGGGAAAAACCTCTGTCCTTCCTTCAAAAACAGTTGgctcagaagcagctgcagctgctgagcagagtGTGAGCAATGGGTCTGACCAGGACACTGCAGCAGAAGATTCTGTGCCCATCACAGAGTCACAGTGCAGAGACAAAACAACTGAAAGCCCCTCCAAAAGTGATGAAGCCAAAGGTGGCAAAGTGGAAGGTGCTGTACTCAAATCTGAAACGTGTTTGGAGAGCACTTCCATTGTTGCTGAGGCTCCCATGCAGATTGAAGCAGGTGGGGCATCTGATTTAGCATCAGCATGCCCTGAGATTGTTGAAAATGGAAGTGCTGTTATCGCTGATATAAGTCCTAAGAAATGTGAAACACCCAGCAGCTTGGCTGGAGAAGAGACTGTGGGAAAAGGACAAGAACTTGTAGAAACCTTGAACTGTCAAAGCTTCcaaaaagaagacaagaaaaatgagCAATTGCTGGAAGGAGCCAAAGACGTATTTCAATATGGAAAACAGGAAGCTGTGAGACATGATGAATGCTCAACTGCTGTCCAGCAAGAAGAAGGCTCTGATTCAGCCTTTCCACAGGCTGAAAGCTTGGGGGCTCTGAAAACACCTGTGGCTctaacagctgcagcagggggaGAGCATGTCATAGCAGAAATTGTGACATGCACAGACATGACAGCCAAAACTGTACAGCACTTGGCAACCACAGCAGAGCAAATGGCTTCGGAAGAGGTCCCAGGTTCTAATATTGACTGTTTAGGCTGTGGGACTGCAGAGCTTGGGAGTGTGGAGGCACCCAAGCCTGGAGGAACTTGCGCTTCCATGAACGGAGTGTCAGAGGAGCAAGAGCGGCCCCAGAGCATAGGGCAAGCCGAACTCAATGGTATTCCTTCCAGTCACAGTCTGTCTCCCAGCCACCCAGAATTTCAGCAGTGTGTTGAGTCTGTGATCATAGAGTCCCAGAGTACAAAAATTGTACTGAATGCCATCCAGTCGGCTGTTGACAAACTTGCAGAAACAGAAGAGTCAGCTGCCTTtgagccagagcagagcactaGGTATGTAGGGAAAAGCCCATCAGATACAATTGTACCTGAACTTCTGGGAAGTACGCAGGTAGATCAACAGCTTCCAGTAAAAGAGGAAGAGATGCGAAGTAAAGAACAAGAGCTCAAGCAACCAGGAATAGTGAAAACTCCTGCCTTAACTGACACTGCAGAAATTCATGGAAATGTGGAAACAACAAAGGACATGCCTTTAACTTCTGAGATGCTGAAAGATGGACAAAGTCAGAATTCTTTAACAGTCGTGACAAGCCCTGAAGACATTTCAAGGGAAAGTGTGAGACTTCAGAAATCAACCCTAGAACAATGTACTTCAGAAGATTCAACCAAAGACATCCTAGACATACACACAccaaaattaagggaaaaagaGGTTGGGTACGTAATGGAAATCTCAGACCAACATCAAGGACAGCAAACATGCAGAGAAAGTGAGGAACATCCCTATCACCTACCAGTGGAAGATGGGAAAACACAAATGTGGGAGGATGACGGTTGTCAAGAAGGAACATCTTGTGATAGACAAAGTCAGAACTCAGTGGCTCTGACGCCTTGA